The proteins below come from a single Zea mays cultivar B73 chromosome 8, Zm-B73-REFERENCE-NAM-5.0, whole genome shotgun sequence genomic window:
- the LOC103635716 gene encoding uncharacterized protein — MSDEPYDADGDVGRFLHCPSPEAHMFPLSEPERTGVGLRHTTDHVQGHQLAAPQTLSNAAPDLSGRGQGLPAPPQTLTVAPDLGLQQAPVTGFHGHPALHQSLTTTVAPDFGVHALTTTEFQGHPALETTLNAAPDFGLPVPAAPIVDAAAGNYQPSSAMLDVEYHQPMAIDNNDIQQPSHQMLPPEMHRRHAYGGGGFAEPTTMLCDGGADEASLVERNMQMLLADGGVIPHPHRPSPSLYEQLVNNGQAELAAVVRNLERGESSGGAAALINDVYPVKEDVWFRPIVRGQLDCSRCHSVREVVRQDERWRMHFTVHASEPGMVFQHAIVDRMSIGADGHFHTDQLLHHDLRRRNHVWVHNFIARSVEMMKRNSGQMHSSYDSAAAAEYTTTNAVVTPAPPPASHHHHAHMGLEVNMLNSILSAAPAATTVAQPPGITPQEQQQTTVAEAAAPEAVTQQEQAENTDAPRVAEAAIPVPAVTAPQEQEATDAPAEGAERAAAPRSAVISRKQDGSKDAGAVFAAFKWEGFQPEILESSLVEPYDPESGANVLLYPSLVEQLRQTELERKESKSLSKMPAAAAQEDTTSTYLQMSGEASANEPKLGSSSAFRRLCQKDATYRLYSRRVNCINRKITKLQQTAARVGPRGLFAVKQKMEMYKREKAELYDVINKGMQENERGGNSGAGPSNRAAAGPSSHEAAASSPSNTAIPSDGADTSKDDDASPYSVPSSNCAGPSGSK; from the exons ATGTCCGACGAGCCATACGATGCCGATGGCGACGTCGGCCGCTTCCTGCATTGCCCTAGCCCGGAGGCTCACATGTTCCCCTTGTCTGAACCGGAGCGCACTGGAGTGGGGCTCCGCCATACCACCGATCATGTCCAGGGCCACCAGCTGGCGGCGCCACAGACGCTGAGTAACGCGGCGCCGGATTTATCAGGCCGCGGCCAGGGCCTCCCGGCACCACCACAGACGCTGACAGTGGCGCCGGATCTTGGCCTCCAGCAGGCGCCGGTAACTGGATTCCACGGTCACCCCGCGCTCCACCAGTCGCTGACGACGACAGTGGCGCCGGATTTTGGCGTCCACGCGCTGACGACCACCGAGTTCCAGGGACACCCGGCGCTGGAGACGACGCTAAACGCGGCGCCCGACTTCGGCCTCCCTGTGCCGGCGGCGCCCATCGTCGACGCCGCTGCCGGGAACTACCAGCCATCATCCGCCATGCTGGACGTAGAGTACCACCAGCCGATGGCCATAGACAACAACGACATCCAGCAGCCGAGTCATCAAATGCTGCCCCCCGAGATGCATCGTCGTCATGCGTATGGCGGCGGCGGCTTTGCGGAACCGACGACGATGCTCTGCGACGgcggggccgacgaagcctctttggTCGAGCGTAACATGCAGATGCTGCTCGCCGATGGCGGCGTCATCCCCCACCCTCATCGCCCGAGCCCTTCGCTGTACGAACAGCTCGTCAACAATGGGCAGGCAGAGCTTGCGGCTGTCGTCAGGAACCTTGAACGCGGGGAGAGCAGCGGTGGTGCGGCTGCGCTCATCAACGACGTGTACCCTGTGAAGGAGGACGTCTGGTTCCGGCCAATCGTCCGCGGCCAACTCGACTGCTCCCGGTGCCACTCAGTCCGGGAGGTTGTGCGTCAAGATG AGAGGTGGAGGATGCATTTCACGGTGCATGCATCGGAGCCGGGGATGGTTTTCCAGCATGCGATCGTCGATCGCATGTCCATCGGCGCAGATGGCCATTTCCATACGGACCAACTGCTGCACCATGA TCTCCGCAGGCGCAACCACGTGTGGGTTCACAATTTTATAGCGCGCAGCGTGGAGATGATGAAAAGAAACAGCGGGCAGATGCACTCTAGCTACGACAGTGCTGCGGCGGCGGAATACACCACCACCAACGCCGTCGTCACCCCCGCGCCGCCACCAGCGAGCCACCACCACCATGCGCATATGGGGCTCGAGGTCAATATGTTGAACAGCATACTCTCAGCCGCCCCTGCTGCAACAACTG TTGCTCAGCCGCCGGGGATCACGCCGCAGGAACAACAACAAACCACCgtagcggaagcagcagcgccTGAAGCAGTCACGCAGCAGGAACAGGCAGAAAACACGGATGCTCCTAGGGTTGCGGAGGCAGCAATCCCTGTGCCTGCGGTGACGGCGCCGCAGGAACAAGAAGCCACCGATGCTCCTGCAGAGGGGGCTGAACGAGCAGCTGCCCCTCGATCTGCAGTGATCTCGCGGAAGCAAGACGGTAGCAAGGATGCCGGAGCCGTATTTGCTGCGTTCAAATGGGAAGGGTTCCAGCCAGAAATACTCGAGTCTTCCCTCGTTGAGCCGTACGATCCAGAGTCCGGTGCCAATGTGTTGCTGTACCCAAGCCTGGTGGAGCAGCTCCGCCAGACCGAGCTCGAGAGGAAGGAGAGCAAGTCGCTTTCCAAGatgccggcggcggcggctcagGAGGATACGACGTCGACGTACCTGCAGATGAGCGGCGAAGCTTCCGCTAACGAACCGAAGCTTGGATCCTCATCGGCGTTCAGACGCCTTTGCCAAAAAGACGCTACGTATCGGCTGTATTCGCGCagg GTCAACTGCATCAACAGGAAGATCACGAAGCTCCAGCAGACTGCGGCTAGGGTTGGCCCGAGGGGGCTGTTCGCCGTGAAGCAGAAGATGGAAATGTACAAGCGCGAGAAGGCGGAGCTTTACGACGTGATCAACAAAGGAATGCAGGAGAACGAGAGGGGCGGCAACAGCGGTGCTGGGCCTTCGAATAGGGCTGCTGCCGGTCCTTCTTCCCATGAAGCTGCTGCCAGCAGTCCTTCCAACACTGCCATCCCTTCCGACGGTGCTGATACATCAAAGGACGATGATGCCAGTCCTTACAGCGTTCCCTCTTCCAACTGTGCTGGTCCTTCCGGCAGCAAGTAG